A genomic window from Methanobacterium sp. BRmetb2 includes:
- a CDS encoding radical SAM protein, with amino-acid sequence MLNKKLSKSKVSSKIKTAFDNDIDQLWREHEEVRDKFIDLYGDLAHKKIEKADFSFLDLKIEIAEKIRENCHLCERRCNINRNLIKGSCGVKNPRIASQFIHTGEERVLVPSHTIFFSGCNFQCVFCQNYDISQNPLAGIQVRPEDLAEIIDKNRKHGSRNVNFVGGDPTPNLPYILKTMNLVEENIPVVWNSNFYMSMEAMKLLDGFIDLFLTDFKYGNDECAKRLSKIDNYWEVVRRNHKMAEKSGDLIIRHLVLPNHLECCTKPLLEWIAQNLKKDTVVNIMGQYRPLYKANDYEELRRYVYPDEIREAVKYAKSLGLTNVIH; translated from the coding sequence ATGTTAAATAAAAAACTCTCCAAATCCAAAGTATCATCTAAAATAAAAACTGCTTTTGACAATGATATAGATCAACTCTGGAGAGAACATGAAGAGGTAAGAGATAAATTTATAGATTTATATGGAGATTTAGCACATAAAAAGATTGAAAAGGCAGATTTTTCTTTTCTGGATTTAAAAATAGAAATTGCAGAAAAAATACGGGAAAACTGCCATTTATGTGAGAGAAGATGTAATATTAATCGCAATCTTATTAAGGGGAGCTGTGGTGTTAAAAACCCCAGAATTGCGTCCCAGTTTATTCACACAGGCGAAGAAAGAGTGTTGGTACCCAGTCACACCATATTTTTCTCAGGATGTAATTTTCAATGTGTTTTCTGCCAGAATTATGATATCAGTCAAAATCCACTTGCTGGTATTCAGGTAAGACCAGAGGATTTAGCAGAGATTATTGACAAAAATAGAAAGCACGGGTCACGGAATGTGAATTTTGTAGGGGGCGATCCCACTCCTAATTTACCATACATCTTAAAAACTATGAATCTTGTTGAAGAAAACATTCCTGTGGTCTGGAACAGCAATTTCTACATGTCCATGGAAGCTATGAAATTGTTGGATGGCTTTATTGATCTCTTTTTAACTGATTTTAAATATGGAAATGACGAATGTGCAAAGAGACTCTCTAAAATAGATAATTACTGGGAAGTTGTAAGGAGAAATCACAAAATGGCAGAAAAAAGTGGGGATTTAATAATCAGACATTTGGTTTTACCTAATCACCTTGAATGTTGCACTAAACCATTATTAGAGTGGATAGCTCAAAATCTTAAAAAAGACACAGTTGTAAATATTATGGGTCAGTACCGACCGCTTTACAAGGCGAACGATTATGAGGAACTGCGAAGATACGTTTATCCCGATGAAATAAGGGAAGCAGTTAAATATGCTAAAAGTTTAGGACTAACCAACGTTATACACTAA
- the pscS gene encoding O-phospho-L-seryl-tRNA:Cys-tRNA synthase: protein MECQDYGLNRATERRNLNLNPLQRGGVLPKEARVALYEFSDGYSVCDYCAGRLDQVTKPAISSFLDDLAKFINVDVARTVHGAREGKFAVMHALCDPGDTIIVDGNAHYTTHLGAERCGLELIEVPNTSHPEYAVTPEKYREVLESEIDKGQDIKLAVLTHVDGDYGNLTDAAKIGKIAGDNNIPLLLNCAYSMGRLPIDAKKLNVDFVVGSGHKSMAASGPIGVLGMKEEWAETVLKRSKRHEVKELEMLGCTSRGAPVATLMASLPHVIARVNAWDVELEKSRNFVRSMEEIDGVTQIGLKPTEHDLVRFETPGFDEIAQTHPRKGFFLYEELKKRNIVGVKRGQTKWFKCSVYGFSQEQINYIADSFKKIAEKNR, encoded by the coding sequence ATGGAATGTCAAGATTACGGGCTCAATAGGGCCACTGAAAGGAGAAATTTAAACCTAAATCCATTACAACGTGGGGGAGTACTACCTAAAGAGGCAAGAGTTGCCCTTTACGAGTTTTCAGATGGTTACAGTGTCTGCGACTACTGTGCCGGACGCCTGGACCAGGTGACTAAACCAGCAATATCCTCATTTCTAGACGATTTGGCTAAATTTATTAATGTAGATGTGGCCAGAACTGTACACGGGGCTAGAGAAGGTAAATTTGCAGTGATGCATGCCCTATGTGATCCTGGAGATACCATAATTGTTGACGGCAATGCCCATTACACCACCCATCTAGGAGCAGAAAGATGCGGACTGGAACTAATTGAAGTTCCAAACACTTCGCATCCAGAATATGCAGTAACCCCTGAAAAATACAGGGAAGTATTGGAAAGTGAAATTGATAAAGGTCAGGACATTAAATTAGCAGTGTTAACCCATGTAGATGGTGATTATGGTAACTTAACTGATGCTGCCAAAATAGGTAAAATTGCTGGAGATAACAATATTCCACTCCTTTTAAACTGTGCATATTCCATGGGAAGACTTCCCATAGATGCAAAAAAGTTAAATGTTGATTTTGTAGTGGGAAGTGGACATAAAAGCATGGCTGCCTCAGGTCCAATTGGTGTTTTAGGGATGAAAGAAGAGTGGGCCGAAACAGTACTTAAAAGATCTAAAAGACATGAAGTCAAGGAACTTGAAATGTTAGGTTGTACCAGCAGAGGAGCCCCAGTGGCAACCCTGATGGCCTCCCTTCCCCATGTAATAGCAAGGGTTAATGCATGGGACGTGGAACTTGAAAAAAGTAGAAATTTCGTTAGAAGCATGGAGGAAATAGATGGTGTAACTCAGATTGGACTTAAACCAACAGAACATGATCTTGTAAGATTTGAAACTCCGGGATTTGACGAAATAGCCCAAACTCATCCAAGAAAAGGGTTTTTTTTATATGAAGAGCTGAAAAAGAGGAATATAGTGGGAGTTAAGCGAGGCCAAACCAAATGGTTCAAATGCAGTGTCTACGGATTTTCCCAAGAGCAGATCAATTATATAGCAGATTCGTTTAAGAAAATTGCTGAAAAAAATAGATAA
- a CDS encoding TIGR00288 family protein: MRQTLSSFKDYLPIKKGNSKDKNVGLLIDGPNMLRREFDLDLDLVKDILGEYGNIRVVKVFLNQYASDKLIEAVTNEGFSPIVVAGETDVHIAVEAYELIHNPNIDIIALMTRDVDFFPLISIAKENGKETIVLGAEPGFSTALKNSADSAIILNPPKPHKTV; this comes from the coding sequence ATGCGCCAAACATTAAGTTCATTTAAAGATTATCTTCCTATTAAAAAAGGAAATTCTAAAGATAAAAATGTGGGATTACTAATAGATGGTCCCAACATGCTCAGAAGGGAATTTGATCTTGACTTGGATTTGGTAAAAGATATTTTGGGGGAATATGGAAATATAAGAGTTGTTAAAGTATTTTTAAATCAATATGCATCAGATAAATTAATAGAAGCTGTCACCAATGAAGGATTCTCCCCTATAGTAGTTGCGGGGGAAACAGATGTTCACATTGCCGTGGAAGCATATGAACTTATTCACAACCCTAATATTGATATAATTGCATTAATGACACGAGATGTGGATTTTTTCCCATTAATTAGTATAGCTAAAGAAAATGGTAAAGAAACTATTGTTCTTGGGGCCGAACCTGGTTTCAGTACTGCTCTTAAAAATTCTGCAGATAGTGCCATAATCTTAAATCCGCCTAAACCACATAAAACAGTATAA
- a CDS encoding phosphoglycolate phosphatase codes for MMKAIALDVDGTITNKNRRACVSAIKAIHQAEDSGIPVIIVTGNMLCSSKMISTLLGTTGGLVAENGGIIETPKGRKVLGDFSKCENAYNYLKSKHDVEKVDLSSHRISEIALTRKIPVEIIKETLKDFEIKIYDSKFAIHLTDPAVSKGSSLKMVAEDLGINVHDIIAIGDSENDMEFLEVAGFKVAVANANPELKDIADYVTTSYYGDGAAEAIHKFVL; via the coding sequence ATGATGAAGGCCATAGCTCTGGATGTGGACGGCACAATTACCAATAAAAATAGAAGAGCATGTGTAAGTGCCATTAAAGCAATTCACCAGGCAGAAGATAGTGGGATTCCAGTTATTATTGTCACCGGAAACATGTTGTGCAGTTCAAAAATGATTTCAACACTACTTGGAACTACCGGAGGTTTGGTGGCTGAAAACGGTGGAATTATAGAAACGCCTAAAGGTCGAAAGGTACTGGGTGATTTTTCTAAATGTGAAAATGCATATAATTATCTAAAATCCAAACACGATGTGGAAAAAGTAGATCTATCCAGTCATAGGATATCTGAAATTGCTTTAACGAGAAAAATTCCAGTTGAGATTATTAAAGAAACATTAAAAGACTTTGAAATTAAAATATATGATTCAAAATTCGCTATTCATTTAACTGACCCGGCTGTTAGTAAAGGGTCTTCACTTAAGATGGTGGCAGAGGACTTAGGAATTAATGTTCATGATATTATAGCCATTGGAGACAGCGAGAACGATATGGAATTTCTAGAAGTAGCAGGTTTTAAGGTGGCAGTTGCCAATGCCAACCCGGAACTAAAAGATATAGCTGACTATGTAACCACCAGTTATTATGGGGATGGAGCTGCAGAGGCCATTCATAAATTCGTTTTATAA
- a CDS encoding nucleoside triphosphatase, with product MNILLTGTPGVGKTTVLTQIQHHLQDNDYRIGGLYCPEIRINRQRVGFKIINLMTRTEGILSHINCKGPRVGKYRVNLSDLDDIGTSAIYQALDQADFILIDEIAPMELHSQNFCRAVSEAFDSPKTVIAVIHKKSRNPFILKLKNRDDVKIFEITKENRDSIHRDILKKLFYGDNLFINSNRIKHEDV from the coding sequence ATGAATATATTATTAACTGGAACCCCGGGAGTTGGAAAAACCACGGTCTTAACCCAGATACAGCACCATCTCCAGGATAATGATTATAGAATTGGTGGATTATATTGCCCTGAAATACGCATAAATCGACAGAGAGTAGGATTTAAAATAATTAACTTAATGACCAGAACTGAAGGTATTCTATCCCATATAAACTGTAAAGGGCCACGTGTAGGTAAATATAGGGTAAATTTGTCAGATTTAGATGATATTGGTACATCAGCAATCTACCAAGCTTTAGATCAGGCGGATTTCATATTAATTGATGAAATTGCCCCTATGGAATTACACAGCCAGAATTTTTGCAGGGCAGTTTCAGAAGCATTTGATAGTCCAAAAACGGTTATTGCAGTTATACATAAAAAATCCAGAAACCCATTTATCTTAAAGTTAAAAAATAGGGATGATGTGAAAATATTTGAAATAACTAAAGAAAATCGGGATTCAATTCATAGAGACATATTAAAAAAATTATTTTATGGTGATAATTTATTTATCAATTCAAATAGAATAAAACATGAAGATGTATAA
- a CDS encoding hydrogenase formation protein HypD, protein MKNLSREIVQRIEEIAQPVKIMHVCGSHEHTIMQHGIRSLIPKEVEVVAGPGCPVCCVPSREIDECLELARKGVTITTFGDMLRVPGSKGTLADARAEGADVRVVYGVNNAVDIAQKIDNEVVFMAAGFETTAPTTASEIVSGPPENFSVLSCHRLIPPALKFLIESGEVNLTALIEPGHVSTIIGTWPYLPFSEKYNIPQVVAGFNPFDVLIAIYMILKQLKNGKAEVQNEYKRAVREEGNVKAQKLLDEVFYIRTREWRGFPDIPDSVYEIRDEFVDFNAREKFDINIEKGEDVVTGCICGPILRGVARPEECKLFKKECTPMNPIGACMVSKEGTCNIAFRYGSL, encoded by the coding sequence ATGAAAAATCTATCCAGAGAAATAGTACAACGTATAGAAGAAATTGCTCAACCAGTCAAAATAATGCACGTCTGCGGATCACACGAACACACCATAATGCAGCACGGTATAAGGTCTTTAATACCAAAAGAAGTAGAAGTAGTGGCAGGACCAGGATGTCCAGTTTGTTGTGTTCCCTCCCGAGAAATTGACGAATGCTTAGAACTTGCCAGAAAAGGTGTTACTATAACCACTTTTGGGGACATGTTAAGGGTTCCAGGATCAAAGGGAACCCTGGCCGATGCCCGGGCAGAAGGTGCTGATGTAAGAGTGGTCTATGGAGTAAACAACGCAGTTGATATTGCCCAAAAAATTGATAATGAAGTAGTATTTATGGCAGCAGGTTTTGAAACCACAGCCCCTACCACTGCATCAGAGATAGTTTCAGGGCCTCCAGAAAACTTTTCAGTACTATCATGTCACAGATTAATTCCCCCCGCACTAAAATTCCTCATTGAATCTGGAGAAGTAAATCTCACAGCTTTAATCGAACCAGGTCACGTTTCAACTATAATCGGGACCTGGCCTTACCTACCGTTTTCTGAAAAATACAACATACCCCAGGTAGTGGCGGGATTCAACCCATTTGACGTTCTAATAGCAATTTACATGATATTAAAACAGCTTAAAAATGGGAAAGCAGAGGTTCAAAACGAATACAAGAGAGCAGTAAGAGAAGAAGGTAATGTAAAGGCACAAAAACTCTTAGATGAAGTATTTTACATAAGGACCCGCGAGTGGAGAGGTTTTCCTGACATACCAGATTCTGTATACGAGATACGGGATGAATTTGTAGATTTCAATGCCCGTGAAAAATTTGATATTAACATAGAAAAGGGTGAAGATGTTGTAACTGGATGTATCTGTGGCCCAATACTGCGGGGAGTGGCCAGACCAGAGGAATGCAAACTTTTCAAAAAAGAGTGCACACCTATGAATCCTATAGGCGCGTGCATGGTTAGTAAAGAAGGGACATGTAACATAGCATTTAGATACGGTTCCCTATAA
- a CDS encoding AraC family transcriptional regulator has protein sequence MEINEKEVPEMQVAYIFHTGPPEAMPELIGKVVGWVMEKGLQIVGPPFGIYYNSPAEVGMENMQYDVGIAVVGEVAEEGEVKIKKLPQRTVLSTIHKGSYHDVAPVYAMVYEYSVKNGYAMTGAPMEIYLNDPMEVPESEWLTEIQFPVQKIE, from the coding sequence ATGGAGATAAATGAAAAAGAAGTTCCAGAAATGCAAGTTGCATATATTTTCCACACCGGACCACCGGAAGCCATGCCAGAATTGATTGGGAAAGTAGTAGGATGGGTTATGGAGAAAGGGTTACAGATAGTTGGTCCGCCATTTGGTATATACTATAACAGCCCTGCAGAAGTTGGTATGGAAAATATGCAGTATGACGTGGGAATTGCTGTAGTCGGAGAAGTTGCAGAAGAGGGAGAAGTAAAAATCAAAAAACTTCCCCAGAGAACTGTTCTTTCAACCATACATAAAGGGTCTTACCATGATGTGGCACCGGTATATGCAATGGTCTACGAATATTCAGTGAAAAATGGCTATGCTATGACTGGAGCGCCCATGGAGATCTACCTGAACGATCCTATGGAAGTTCCAGAAAGTGAATGGTTAACTGAAATTCAATTTCCAGTCCAGAAAATTGAATAA
- a CDS encoding peptidase: MLDDVANQTLDLALKHADLAEVYVEKEKNWDIDIQKDNVDFAKELYVLGAGVRVIIDDKMGFSYTSNMDKLNLMVEKAVFNAQANIKDENYSFATKSEYKKVEGTYDSKIETLELDDSIEFAKSMISTAQDEKCQPTSGGFSARCLESLVKNSEGINCKDKSTAFYGYISVNYENDEISTAYESDASRYMDIDPEWIACQASGIARNSAGGKPVETKDLEVVLDYHAASGLLSTFTHSINADNVQRGRSLLADKIGQEVVSPNLSIYDDGTIKQGLGTSKCDDEGSPSQKTTIIEKGELKNFVYDLYTAKKGNTQSTGNGMRASFSDTPNVSLTNFVMDYTDSLEISDVKEGLLVTDVLGAHTANPISGDFSVETNNAFKIEKGKIKHPIKKAMISGNIFQVLKNSSSISKETRQLGPFITPRIHTKLRVVG; encoded by the coding sequence ATGTTAGACGATGTAGCCAATCAAACCTTAGATCTTGCACTTAAACATGCTGATCTTGCTGAGGTTTATGTTGAAAAGGAAAAGAATTGGGATATAGATATTCAAAAAGACAATGTTGACTTTGCCAAAGAGTTATACGTGTTGGGAGCAGGTGTTAGAGTAATCATAGATGATAAGATGGGTTTTTCTTACACCAGCAACATGGATAAACTAAATTTAATGGTCGAAAAAGCTGTTTTTAATGCCCAGGCCAACATAAAAGATGAAAATTATTCTTTCGCCACAAAATCGGAATATAAAAAAGTAGAAGGAACCTATGACTCTAAAATAGAAACTCTGGAATTAGATGATTCAATTGAATTTGCCAAATCCATGATCAGCACGGCTCAGGATGAGAAATGCCAACCAACTTCTGGTGGATTCTCTGCAAGATGTTTAGAGAGTTTAGTTAAAAATTCTGAAGGAATAAACTGTAAAGATAAATCCACGGCATTTTATGGATACATATCTGTAAACTACGAAAATGATGAAATATCCACGGCCTACGAGTCAGATGCTTCCAGGTATATGGATATAGATCCTGAGTGGATTGCCTGCCAAGCATCTGGAATTGCCAGAAACTCTGCGGGAGGTAAACCTGTTGAAACAAAAGATTTAGAAGTAGTATTAGATTATCACGCGGCTTCTGGTTTGCTTTCCACATTCACCCATTCAATAAATGCTGATAATGTGCAAAGAGGAAGGTCACTATTGGCTGATAAAATTGGGCAAGAAGTAGTTTCTCCTAATTTGAGCATTTATGATGATGGAACCATAAAACAAGGGCTCGGTACTTCAAAATGCGATGATGAAGGTTCACCTTCCCAAAAAACCACAATCATAGAAAAAGGAGAACTAAAAAACTTTGTCTATGATCTCTACACTGCCAAAAAAGGAAACACTCAAAGCACAGGTAACGGAATGAGAGCCTCTTTTTCAGATACTCCCAATGTTAGTTTAACCAATTTTGTCATGGATTATACGGATTCTCTTGAAATTTCAGATGTTAAAGAAGGATTATTGGTGACAGATGTTCTAGGGGCCCATACAGCCAACCCTATATCTGGAGACTTTTCAGTAGAGACTAACAACGCCTTTAAAATTGAAAAAGGCAAAATAAAACATCCCATTAAAAAGGCCATGATATCTGGAAACATATTCCAAGTGCTTAAAAATTCCTCTTCAATCTCTAAAGAAACTCGTCAGCTGGGGCCATTCATAACTCCTCGTATTCACACCAAACTAAGGGTGGTAGGATAA